One Synechococcus sp. Nb3U1 genomic window, GCAGCCCCGTTGTTGGCGAGTTTACCCGAGGCTAAGTTGCCCACCGCTGCTGAACAGATGGCCGCTATTCGCGAACAGTTAGAAATCGTCAGCCAGGAAACCCAACGCAAATCTAAGGGCAAAGATGCTGCCCGCGATGCTTACGATCACCTGTTGGCTAGTTTGGGATCCCTGGAGGACAGCTGGCTGGGGCCTTTCCCCTACGAGATACCCGCTGAGTATGCGGATAGGCCCCAACTGTTGGGCCGGGCTGAGGTGGAGTTGACTACCACGGCTGGACAAATGCGGATCACCTTGGATGGCTACAGCGCTCCCATTACAGCAGGCAATTTTGCCGATTTGGTACAGCGAGGCTTCTACGATGGCCTCAGTTTTGACCGGGTGGAAAACTTTTACGTGATTCAAGCAGGGGATCCCCCTGGCCCTGCCGATGGGTACGTGGATCCGGCCACCGGCAAAACTCGCACCATCCCGATGGAAATTCGCGCCAAAGGAGAAGTGATTCCTCACTACGGCCAAACCTTTGAGCAGTTGGGCCTGTGGGATGTAGAACCAGCTTTGCCCTTTTCAGCAGAAGGGACGGTGGCCATGGCCCGCTACCCGGACGATCCCAACAGTGCCTCTTCGCAGTTTTTTATCTTCATGGCGGAGCCGGATCTGACCCCAGCAGGGTTGAACCTAATGGATGGCCGCTATGCGGTGTTCGGCTATGTGACGGAAGGCACGGAAGTGCTGCACCAAATTAAGCTGAGTGACCAGATTTTGAGTGCCCGGTTGATTTCAGGCCAAGAAAATCTCAAGAACGTAGGATAACGCTTTACGCAACGATGACGCGATATCCAATCGCGATATCCAATGCTTGCTATTGGGTAGTTTCTGTAGCCTCCTGCCGAACCACATCGATCAACCGCCGTACCGTTGCAGTACCTGAGGAGGCCTTAAATCGAAAAGGGAACTTGCCTTTACCCAACAGGCGCAATCCCAAAGGCGCCAAACTCAGCAACCCCTTGGGATCCCGTCCTTGATTGGCCACCACCTGTAAGCCAAAGCGGCGTTCATCCACCCAGCCCCCGGCTCGCACCAGTTGCACCAAGGTTTTGCGGTGGCGAATCGAACGGCTGGCCCCAGAAACAGATCTCTCGTTGGGATATCCGGCCAGGATCCCTTGTTTGAGTTCGGTAATCTGATCTAGGGGTGCCACCCCCATGGGGCAGACGGTGTTGCAGTTCCAGCAGCGGGTACAGCCCCACACCCCGGCAGTACTGTCCTGAGCTTGCAGGCGTTCTGCTCGCTGGCTGTCGCGATTATCTTGCACAAGGCGGTTGGCTTTGGCCAGAGCATGGGGGCCGACAAACTCAGGGTTCACCTCTTTGGCATTGCAGTCGGAATAGCAAGCCCCACAGAGAATGCAGCCACTGGCGGCGTTGAGATGATCCCGCTCGGCCGGGGATTGCAAAAACTCTCGCTCCGGGATCCGACGACCTGCCGTGCTGACAAAGGGATCCACCCGGCTCAGGTCATTCCAGAAGGGCTGCATATCGACAACCAAATCCCGCAGGACGGGCAAGTTTCCCATAGGGCCAATGCGAATCGGCTGTGGTTGTGGGCTGTGGGTATCCAGCTCATCTTCTACATGTTGCTGACAAGCGAGGGCGGCTCTGCCGTTGATGCGCATGGCACAGCTGCCACAGATGGTGTTGCGGCAGTTTTTGCGAAAGGCGAGACTGCCATCCTGCTCCCACTTAATTTGGTTGAGGCAATCGAGAATCGTGGTGCTAGGGGAAGTCTCTAGCCAAAAGGATTGCAGCCTCGGGGGGCCAGGGGGCAATTGACGGAAAATCTGAAATTCAACTCGCATATTCGGGCAACAGGCGGGATCCCTTATCTTAGCGGCAACAAGGGGATCCTTACCAAGCCTTAAAACCCCCGACTCAGGGCACTCCCCGGCCCCTGAAACAACAGCCAGGAAATGAGAAAGTTGGTCACGAATACCCCTAGCAGAGCCGTTACCACCGCATCGGTCGTGGAGCGTCCCACCCCTTTTGCCCCACCGCTTGTAGAGAGGCCCCAACTGGATCCGACAATGGCAATCAGTGAGCCAAACACCATCGCCTTAAAACAACACACCAGCAAATCCCAGGGAGCCAGTAGGTTTTGAGCCGAGGTGAGGAACATATTGGGGGAGATGTTATAAGCAGAAGCACAGATGATCATGCCCCCTACCAACCCCGTCAGCAGAGACAGGATGGTCAGCACCGGCAACATCAGCCCCGAGGCCATGACACGCGGGATCACCAGATAATCCACGGGATCCGTGCGCAACAGTTGCAAAGCATCGATCTGCTCCGTCACCTTCATGGTGCCCAGCTCGGCAGCAAAGGCAGATCCGACTCGACCGGCCATGATCACGGCTGTCACCACTGGCGTCAGTTCACGGGTGAGGGCAATGGCCAAAACGCCCCCAATTAGGGAGGAAGCACCAAAATTGATGAACTCCCGCGCCAGCTGAATTGTAAATACGCCGCTGATCACCACTGCTGTGATCAAAACAATCAGCAAGGATTCCAGCCCGACAGCCGACAGTTGATCCAGGGTATTGCGACGATGAATCCGGCCCCGGCTCAAGTGCAAAATCACCTGCCCAGCTAGGAGCCAGCTATGGCCAACCCGGTTCAACCAGTTCATCTGTCCTCTCCCCTGCCCTTAGGAGGCTGAGACCTCTGCTGGCTCAGCCTCCGGTTCTGCTGGCAGTTGGAAGCTGAGCACAAACGAAGCGCGGGTCAGGGGTTGATCGATTATCAGACCTTCTCCACCCAAGACCTCTAGGGCGCGGCCCTCCACCGAGATCCATAGCCGTGCGCCGGGGTTTTGGCTGGTGGCGGTGTAAAGCACCTGGGTGATCCGGCCCATCATCAGGGTGGAGCCTCCCCCCTGAGTGAATTCGGGTGAGAAGTTGAGAAAAATATCGTTTCCCTCGATCCGCACATCCAGCACTCGGGTCTCGGGTGGGATCGCCGTACTCAGTTGAGGATCAGTCGGGCCAGCGATCAGCTCCTCCAGGGCAAGGCGGATCCCTTCTTGGGCATCGAGGGCACGCACGATCCGCTCTTGCTGTACGTAGTAGATGGCATTGTCAGCGGTGGTCAGCCAGTAGACAGAGAGGGTTTGTTGCGGCCCAATGCTGTACCACCAAGCTCCCCCCATCAGCCCCAACCCGGTTAAGAAGCCTAGGATCCCCAGTTGCAGGGCAGTGCCACGCCGTGGGCGAGAATGCCGTCCTACCGACCCAATGGCTCCGAACTCTGCCATGCGCCCTCCGTAGTGGCTCATAGTTGGCAATTCCTCTATCTCACCTAGCTCTAGAGTAGCGAAGAAAGACCGATTCTGCGGGGATGGGGCCAGAGGGGCAGACCAAAGGCTATCTGGCGGTCCAACGGGCTTAATCCTCTCCCGACTTAGATTGGGGTTTGGCCCGCCGTACCAACCAGTAGCTAACCGAGAGGGCCAAGGTGGCTGCCCCCAACCCGATCAGATCCAGGCCCCCCAGCTTCTCAAAATCAAAAATGATGATCTTTCGGGCCACAGCAATCAGGGAAGTGACGATCACCAGCTCCACCTGTACCACCTGCTTTTGCAGATAGGCGGTGATGTTTTCCAAAATCTCTAGAGCGATCAGAATATTCAAAAAGAGGCCGAAAATCTCGATCAGGGTGGTGGAAAAAAATCCGGTTGGCTCCACCAACAAATCCGTCACCAAGAACCGAGCCAGATCTACCACCGCCACCAGGATCAGCCCGATCATCAATACCGAAAGCAACTTCGAGATCAGGCTTTCCAGGCGGGTGATGCTCCGCAAAAAGGGATCCTCTTCTTCTGTTTCGTGGGGATTGTGGAGTAGCCACTTGAACCAACGCATTGCCGGATCCCCGTAGGGCTTCTAGCCCCTATGCCGCCACTTAGACGCCAACATTATCCATCGCAACGGTTTCAACCGGAAGAGGGTAGGGAAGGGCGATGGTTACGGCAGCGGTCGGAGCAATATTTCACCTCTGACCAACAGTTGGCCCATTTTTTGCGCCAGGTGAGAGGTCTTTGGCAGGTGAGACAAATTTTGCTGGGCAAATCCGATTTCTTCCGTTGGCGTGCCATGGTGCGATGCAAAACAAAGGCTGACTCTGTAGTCAGCTTAACAATCCTGCCTTGGTGTTGACCGTTACCATCACGGGTAGTTTGACCCATACCTCACCTTAGCAAAAGCTAAATTTTGCAAAACCTGAGGGGTAAATCGGGTAGGCTCTTGAAATTGAGTGAGGTTCCTGCTGCTTGTTGCAGGAATCCCTTGGGAAGTCTGGGTCAACGGTTGCTTGGCCTACCGTTCAGTGAAGATCTCTATACCCGCTCGGCCCCTTAAATTCGTATGAAATCCCAGCGAAATATTGTAGATATAGATTTGGCTGTTCAGAGTTCTATCTCAGCATCCGAGCGGGTTGAGGTTCGGCTAGCGGAGAGCAAGCCCACCAGCTCTCGTCACTCATCCTCTGCTTCTGAAGATTCTGTGGGCATGTTCCTGCGGGAAATGGCTCGCTACCCTCTGCTCAATGCTGAACAAGAGGTGAAATTGGGGCGGCTGATCGCGGAGGGGGGGGCCTCTGGAGAACGGGCAAAACGGGAGTTGGTGCGGGCTAACCTGCGGTTGGTGGTTTCCATTGCCAAAAAGTATTTGAATCGTGGCGTGCCATTTCTGGATCTGATTCAGGAGGGCACGATTGGCCTGATCCGAGCAGCAGAAAAATTCGAGTACGAACGGGGCTATAAGTTCTCCACCTATGCCTACTGGTGGATTCGCCAGGGGATCACCCGCGCTGTGGCCAACCAAGCGCGTTTGGTGCGGATCCCAGTGCACATGGTGGAAAAGCTCAATCAGGTGAAGCGAGTGCGGCGGGAGCTGACCGAAGCCTTAAATCGTCGGCCCACCCAGGCGGAAATTGCCGAAGCTCTGGAGATCTCCCCCGATAAACTAGATGCCATTCTAGAAGCCGGACGCCAAACCCTCTCCCTCCATGCGCGGGTGGGCAAAGAGGAAGATACCGAATTGATGCAGCTGATTGAGGCCCCCAATGGCCCCACTCCCGAAACGCAAATGGATCTGCACCTGCTGTCTGCCCAACTAGAGGAGCTGCTTGAGCAACTCAGTCCCCGGGAACAGGAGATTCTCAAGCTGCGCTACGGCTTAGAAGATGGCCATCTGCACACCCTTTCGGAAATTGGGCAGCTTTTCGGCCTGTCTCGGGAGCGTGTCCGGCAAATTCAAGCCCGGGCCATGCGCAAGCTGCGCCATCCGCGCCGCCAGGAAACCCTGGAAGATTGGATGATCTCGTTGTAGAAGCGCTTTGCACAATTCCAATCCATTACTCCAAGCTTGACCTGAGGGTATGCACTCCTCGGCGCGA contains:
- a CDS encoding peptidylprolyl isomerase → MIQQVKRALSWSQLSLWGIGLICVLFWAVPALALPQGNAITDARTLLRQALPIQESSLLELDEAISKIDADLKYNRWSAVRGDVRLVERLLDRYAAPLLASLPEAKLPTAAEQMAAIREQLEIVSQETQRKSKGKDAARDAYDHLLASLGSLEDSWLGPFPYEIPAEYADRPQLLGRAEVELTTTAGQMRITLDGYSAPITAGNFADLVQRGFYDGLSFDRVENFYVIQAGDPPGPADGYVDPATGKTRTIPMEIRAKGEVIPHYGQTFEQLGLWDVEPALPFSAEGTVAMARYPDDPNSASSQFFIFMAEPDLTPAGLNLMDGRYAVFGYVTEGTEVLHQIKLSDQILSARLISGQENLKNVG
- a CDS encoding GerMN domain-containing protein, yielding MSHYGGRMAEFGAIGSVGRHSRPRRGTALQLGILGFLTGLGLMGGAWWYSIGPQQTLSVYWLTTADNAIYYVQQERIVRALDAQEGIRLALEELIAGPTDPQLSTAIPPETRVLDVRIEGNDIFLNFSPEFTQGGGSTLMMGRITQVLYTATSQNPGARLWISVEGRALEVLGGEGLIIDQPLTRASFVLSFQLPAEPEAEPAEVSAS
- a CDS encoding DUF2256 domain-containing protein encodes the protein MGQTTRDGNGQHQGRIVKLTTESAFVLHRTMARQRKKSDLPSKICLTCQRPLTWRKKWANCWSEVKYCSDRCRNHRPSLPSSG
- a CDS encoding succinate dehydrogenase/fumarate reductase iron-sulfur subunit — translated: MRVEFQIFRQLPPGPPRLQSFWLETSPSTTILDCLNQIKWEQDGSLAFRKNCRNTICGSCAMRINGRAALACQQHVEDELDTHSPQPQPIRIGPMGNLPVLRDLVVDMQPFWNDLSRVDPFVSTAGRRIPEREFLQSPAERDHLNAASGCILCGACYSDCNAKEVNPEFVGPHALAKANRLVQDNRDSQRAERLQAQDSTAGVWGCTRCWNCNTVCPMGVAPLDQITELKQGILAGYPNERSVSGASRSIRHRKTLVQLVRAGGWVDERRFGLQVVANQGRDPKGLLSLAPLGLRLLGKGKFPFRFKASSGTATVRRLIDVVRQEATETTQ
- a CDS encoding sigma-70 family RNA polymerase sigma factor; this encodes MFLREMARYPLLNAEQEVKLGRLIAEGGASGERAKRELVRANLRLVVSIAKKYLNRGVPFLDLIQEGTIGLIRAAEKFEYERGYKFSTYAYWWIRQGITRAVANQARLVRIPVHMVEKLNQVKRVRRELTEALNRRPTQAEIAEALEISPDKLDAILEAGRQTLSLHARVGKEEDTELMQLIEAPNGPTPETQMDLHLLSAQLEELLEQLSPREQEILKLRYGLEDGHLHTLSEIGQLFGLSRERVRQIQARAMRKLRHPRRQETLEDWMISL
- a CDS encoding phosphate-starvation-inducible PsiE family protein, with amino-acid sequence MRWFKWLLHNPHETEEEDPFLRSITRLESLISKLLSVLMIGLILVAVVDLARFLVTDLLVEPTGFFSTTLIEIFGLFLNILIALEILENITAYLQKQVVQVELVIVTSLIAVARKIIIFDFEKLGGLDLIGLGAATLALSVSYWLVRRAKPQSKSGED
- a CDS encoding MlaE family lipid ABC transporter permease subunit — protein: MNWLNRVGHSWLLAGQVILHLSRGRIHRRNTLDQLSAVGLESLLIVLITAVVISGVFTIQLAREFINFGASSLIGGVLAIALTRELTPVVTAVIMAGRVGSAFAAELGTMKVTEQIDALQLLRTDPVDYLVIPRVMASGLMLPVLTILSLLTGLVGGMIICASAYNISPNMFLTSAQNLLAPWDLLVCCFKAMVFGSLIAIVGSSWGLSTSGGAKGVGRSTTDAVVTALLGVFVTNFLISWLLFQGPGSALSRGF